A region of Argentina anserina chromosome 5, drPotAnse1.1, whole genome shotgun sequence DNA encodes the following proteins:
- the LOC126794218 gene encoding plant UBX domain-containing protein 10: MSDPSDKLAYFQAITGLDDSDLCVEILTAHGWDLELAISSFTATDSHAPPPPENHPAGTSSDAEQFISQPRQSGSPSTAVAAVAPPGLVWRVVTLPISVISGSLGLISGAIGLGMWAAGGVLSYSLGLIGLGSGRGGGEASVSAAATEAVEFVASFERDYGTRGPNFVGEGFMDALQRSRNSYKLLFVYLHSPEHPDTPAFCERTLCSEPLAAYINENFVSWGGSIRASEGFKMSNSLKASRFPFCAVVMAATNQRIVLLQQVEGPRSPELMLSELSKVVEESASVLVAARHEAEERRNNIRLREEQDAAYRAALEADQARETQRREEQERLEREAAEAERKRKEEEEVREREAREAAEREAERARIRQEKALALGAEPEKGPDVTRVLVRFPAGERKERRFYSTTTIQSLYDYVDSLGCLDVDDYSLVSNFPRVVYGPEKANLNLKEAGLHPQASLFVELNS; encoded by the exons ATGAGTGATCCGAGTGACAAGTTAGCTTATTTCCAGGCGATCACAGGCCTCGATGACTCCGATTTGTGCGTCGAGATCCTCACCGCCCATGGCTGGGACCTCGAGCTCGCGATCTCCTCCTTCACCGCCACCGACAGCCACGCCCCTCCGCCTCCGGAGAATCACCCCGCCGGCACCTCCTCCGACGCCGAGCAGTTCATCTCCCAGCCGCGGCAATCCGGATCGCCTTCCACCGCCGTCGCCGCTGTAGCGCCTCCCGGATTGGTATGGAGGGTGGTGACTCTCCCGATTTCGGTGATTTCCGGTAGCCTGGGGTTGATCTCCGGCGCGATTGGGCTCGGTATGTGGGCCGCGGGAGGCGTGCTGTCGTACTCGCTGGGGTTGATTGGACTGGGCTCGGGCCGCGGCGGGGGCGAGGCCTCGGTGTCGGCTGCGGCGACGGAGGCGGTGGAGTTCGTCGCGAGTTTCGAGAGGGACTATGGGACGAGAGGGCCGAATTTCGTCGGGGAAGGGTTTATGGATGCGTTGCAGAGGTCGAGGAACTCGTATAAGCTTTTGTTCGTGTATTTACACTCGCCGGAACACCCCGATACGCCGGCGTTCTGCGAGAGGACTCTGTGCTCCGAGCCCCTGGCGGCTTATATCAATGAGAACTTTGTTTCGTGGGGAGGGAGCATTAGGGCAAGTGAGGGGTTCAAGATGAGTAACAGCTTGAAGGCGTCGAGGTTTCCTTTCTGTGCTGTTGTAATGGCTGCTACCAACCAGAGGATCGTGCTGCTTCAGCAG GTTGAGGGACCAAGGTCTCCTGAATTAATGCTTTCAGAACTGAGCAAAGTGGTTGAAGAGAGTGCTTCTGTTCTTGTTGCAGCCAGGCATGAGGCTGAAGAAAGGAGAAACAACATTCGTTTAAGGGAAGAGCAGGATGCTGCTTATAGAGCAGCacttgaagctgatcaa GCAAGGGAAACTCAGAGGAGAGAAGAGCAAGAACGCCTGGAAAGAGAAGCTGCTGAAGCTGAGAGGAAACgtaaggaggaagaagaagttcGTGAAAGAGAAGCACGTGAAGCTGCTGAGAGAGAGGCAGAACGAGCTAGGATACGTCAGGAGAAGGCCTTGGCTCTTGGTGCTGAACCAGAGAAAGGACCTGATGTTACAAGA GTGTTGGTGAGGTTCCCAGCCGGAGAACGCAAGGAAAGGAGGTTTTACAGTACCACAACAATCCAGAGTCTGTATGATTACGTAGATTCTTTGGGTTGCTTAGATGTCGATGATTACAGTCTGGTATCTAACTTCCCTCGGGTGGTATATGGTCCTGAGAAAGCCaacttaaacttgaaagaagCAGGGTTGCATCCTCAAGCCAGTCTTTTTGTGGAGCTGAATTCTTGA
- the LOC126794110 gene encoding ketol-acid reductoisomerase, chloroplastic-like — MRRWSFAAVPDPFKGIKQIDVFGWGSQGPAQAQNLRDSLAEAKSDIVVKIGLGRGPVLLMKLAQLADNYEKIFSHMKPNSILGLSHGFLLGHLQSVGLDFPKNISVIVVCPKGMGPSVRRLYVQGKEINVEVRQVSIKSANFSWEEHLLKSTLRNINVEVRPGEKVAICG, encoded by the exons ATGCGGCGGTGGAGCTTTGCAGCGGTGCCGGATCCCTTCAAGGGTATTAAGCAGATCGATGTTTTCGGTTGGGGTTCTCAGGGACCTGCTCAAGCTCAGAACTTGAGAGATTCTCTAGCTGAAGCAAAGTCTGATATTGTGGTCAAGATTGGGCTAGGAAGGGGTCCCGTTCTTTTGATGAAGCTCGCGCAGCTG GCAGATAATTATGAGAAAATATTCTCACACATGAAACCAAACAGCATACTAGGTCTTTCCCACGGTTTCCTTCTGGGGCATTTGCAGTCAGTAGGACTTGACTTTCCTAAGAATATCAGTGTAATTGTTGTTTGCCCGAAGGGAATGGGCCCATCAGTAAGGAGACTTTATGTTCAAGGCAAAGAGATAAATGTGGAGGTTAGACAGGTGAGTATAAAATCAGCTAATTTTTCATGGGAAGAGCATTTGCTGAAGTCCACACTGAGAAATATAAATGTGGAGGTTAGACCAGGTGAAAAGGTTGCTATATGTGGATAA
- the LOC126794216 gene encoding probable serine/threonine-protein kinase WNK10, producing MDFCGGLIGVKSDCEFDFLEEDPTGRFLRSDEILGRGAFKTVYKAFDEVEGLEVAWSQVLVEDVLQTPEQLQRLYSEVHLLKSLKHENIIKFSNWWVDDKNKTINIITELFTSGSLRQYRRKHKCVELKAMKKWAKQILQGLHYLHSHDPPIIHRDLKCDNIFVNGNQGEIKIGDLGMAIIMQQPTAHSVIGTPEFMAPELYDEEYNELVDIYSFGMCMLEMVTCEYPYNECKNPAQIYKKVTSGIKPASLSKVSDPQVKQFIEKCLVPASMRLPAVELLKDSFLAIDSLKELTRDPSGLHNLIPQLVNSPQPEASPVEVDANHQKISSGSSRISVKATSTLFNHSVLELQRFTENNELILRAEKSADNTITLTLRIVDPCGRGKTIHFEFYLVSDTAISIAGEMAEQLDLSTEDVSLTAELIDSMIMKLVPSWKPTSESPSCGANSAFGDQHVCQADGSPWGSRFVKAASMISDISAEYGVTTFSCVTDVKVSELDKYSFDECYRGLDGYCSSPDGMVHGQLKQRNSDDNSGDSVVINDLAMNSAISSPDRSITHSLSSICNLSELSLMEKHAYDGLKVELDSIDLQFHQHFLELMRMKEEAIQNAKKKWIAK from the exons ATGGATTTCTGTGGTGGTTTGATTGGTGTGAAATCTGATTGTGAGTTTGATTTTTTGGAGGAGGATCCGACTGGGAGATTCTTAAGG TCTGATGAAATCTTGGGGAGGGGAGCATTCAAGACTGT ATACAAGGCGTTTGACGAGGTTGAAGGTTTGGAGGTGGCGTGGAGCCAGGTGCTGGTTGAGGATGTGTTGCAGACACCGGAGCAGCTTCAGAGATTGTATTCGGAGGTGCATCTGCTGAAGTCGTTGAAGCATGAAAATATCATCAAGTTCAGTAACTGGTGGGTCGATGATAAGAACAAGACCATCAACATTATCACAGAGTTGTTCACCTCTGGGAGCTTGAGGCA GTATCGAAGGAAGCACAAGTGTGTTGAGTTGAAGGCCATGAAGAAGTGGGCAAAACAGATTCTACAAGGCTTGCACTATCTGCATTCTCACGATCCTCCAATTATTCATAGAGATTTGAAGTGCGACAACATATTTGTCAATGGAAATCAGGGGGAAATAAAAATTGGAGATCTTGGAATGGCAATAATCATGCAGCAGCCTACTGCCCATAGTGTGATCGGCACTCCAGAATTCATGGCTCCCGAGCTTTATGATGAAGAATATAATGAATTAGTCGACATCTATTCTTTTGGCATGTGTATGCTGGAAATGGTGACTTGTGAATACCCTTACAATGAATGTAAAAATCCCGCACAGATTTATAAGAAGGTTACTAGT GGTATAAAACCTGCTTCACTCAGTAAAGTGAGTGATCCTCAAGTAAAGCAGTTCATAGAGAAGTGCCTGGTTCCAGCATCAATGAGACTGCCTGCTGTAGAGCTCTTGAAAGATTCATTCCTTGCAATTGACAGTTTGAAGGAGCTCACTCGTGATCCATCGGGATTGCACAATTTGATTCCCCAATTAGTGAACTCTCCACAACCTGAAGCTAGTCCCGTGGAAGTAGATGCCAACCACCAGAAGATTTCTTCTGGCTCTTCTAGAATAAGTGTCAAAGCAACTTCCACTTTATTTAACCACTCAGTTCTGGAGTTACAGAGATTCACAGAGAATAATGAACTCATTTTAAGAGCCGAGAAAAGTGCTGATAATACTATCACATTGACTTTGCGTATTGTTGATCCATGTG GTCGTGGTAAGACTATACATTTTGAGTTCTACCTTGTTTCGGATACTGCAATTTCAATTGCTGGGGAGATGGCTGAGCAACTTGATCTTTCAACTGAAGATGTATCCCTCACAGCTGAGTTAATTGATAGCATGATTATGAAGCTTGTACCTAGCTGGAAACCTACATCTGAGAGTCCATCATGTGGAGCAAATAGTGCATTTGGGGATCAGCATGTATGTCAAGCTGATGGAAGCCCTTGGGGTTCACGGTTTGTCAAGGCTGCATCAATGATTTCAGATATCTCAGCAGAGTATGGCGTCACTACTTTCTCATGCGTCACTGATGTCAAGGTTTCAGAATTGGACAAGTATAGTTTTGATGAATGCTATAGAGGTTTGGATGGGTACTGTTCGAGTCCAGATGGTATGGTTCATGGTCAGCTCAAGCAGAGGAATTCTGATGATAATTCTGGTGATTCTGTCGTGATAAATGACTTAGCTATGAACTCTGCTATCTCGAGCCCTGATAGATCAATAACTCATAGCTTATCAAGCATTTGTAACTTGTCCGAGTTGTCTCTGATGGAAAAACATGCATATGATGGGCTAAAAGTGGAGCTGGATTCAATTGATTTGCAGTTTCATCAACATTTTCTTGAGCTCATGAGGATGAAGGAAGAGGCAATACAAAATGCAAAGAAGAAGTGGATAGCAAAGTAG
- the LOC126794220 gene encoding uncharacterized protein LOC126794220 produces MLQGLKPMQDQARSATAHNVQCTESFMRDNVVGELGQLGPNDETKQKMLDILKRFHSQDEADGMDEDVDADSVLSEETIQKVLAGDEVSFDDLSAEEKKLFQRAVASGELSKMITPWDPWWLKPSAKTISFSKEGTQLIQPLAKDDESMSQEDDPESSQVSEIPPGSETALPPLSKLSSAKPSPFLAVHLIDIIYSYCFALHLYNGDWQSDATGSAMVVLSVSYVLGQGAQPETVLEALSYCLEQTCSPAFRQMGGLHFGLGLADDVISLLTLGTPTLLCLLCDLQRMVQAGETELKSEKPRKSRRVEIRSKLKQAERKIYFLMCWVHEQPPEAWSSLAAIVSAEKNSAMNYEAISRSRKPENKADPRSKALMEEIKDV; encoded by the exons ATGTTGCAAGGGCTTAAGCCCATGCAAGACCAAgctagatccgccactgctcATAATGTGCAATGTACGGAGTCGTTTATGAGGGATAATGTGGTTGGGGAGCTAGGACAGCTGGGGCCGAATGACGAAACCAAGCAGAAGATGCTGGACATACTTAAAAGATTTCACTCTCAAGATGAAGCTGATGGCATGGATGAGGATGTGGATG CTGATTCTGTGCTGTCGGAAGAGACTATACAAAAAGTGTTGGCTG GGGATGAAGTTAGTTTTGATGATCTCTCCGCAGAAGAGAAGAAACTATTCCAAAGAGCTGTTGCATCTGGGGAACTGAGCAAGATGATTACTCCTTGGGATCCTTGGTGGTTGAAGCCTTCTGCAAAAACAATATCGTTCAGCAAAGAAGGAACCCAACTAATCCAACCGCTTGCCAAAGATGATGAATCAATGTCACAGGAAGATGATCCAGAAAGCAGTCAAGTTAGTGAGATTCCACCAGGGTCTGAGACAGCACTGCCTCCCCTCAGCAAGCTTAGTTCAGCAAAGCCGTCACCATTCTTAGCTGTACATTTGATCGACATTATATACAGCTACTGCTTTGCTCTTCATCTCTACAATGGTGATTGGCAATCAGATGCCACAGGCTCAGCTATGGTCGTGCTCTCCGTGTCATATGTTTTGGGACAAGGAGCGCAGCCAGAGACTGTCCTGGAAGCCCTATCTTATTGTTTAGAGCAGACCTGCTCTCCAGCTTTCAGACAGATGGGTGGCTTGCATTTTGGACTAGGTCTTGCAGACGACGTGATAAGCCTGCTAACACTAGGAACCCCCACATTGTTGTGCTTGCTCTGCGATCTTCAGAGAATGGTCCAGGCCGGGGAGACTGAGCTGAAATCAGAGAAACCACGAAAATCAAGAAGAGTCGAAATAAGGAGCAAGCTGAAGCAGGCTGAGAGGAAAATTTACTTCCTTATGTGTTGGGTGCACGAGCAACCCCCGGAAGCTTGGTCTTCCTTAGCAGCCATCGTAAGCGCAGAGAAAAACTCAGCTATGAACTATGAAGCTATCTCGAGGTCTCGCAAACCCGAAAACAAAGCCGATCCCAGGAGCAAAGCTTTGATGGAAGAAATTAAAGATGTCTAG